The sequence AAAGTTTATGAGATAAAAGAAGATGATAATATGCCTTTTGATGACGAAGAATTTGATTTGATAATCAATAGACATGAATCATATTCAGAAAAAGAAGTAAGAAGGATATTAAAAAAAGGTGGATATTTTATAACACAGCAAGTAGGAGGATGTAATGATAAAGAATTGAATATGTATTTAAATGCTGAGCCATTTGAATATAGAGAGTGGGATTTAGATAAAGCAGTTAAAAATTTAGAGAAGAATAATTTTAAAATAATAAAGAGGAAGGAAGATAAAACTAAAACACGATTTTATGATATATGTGCAGTGATATATTATTTGAAAGCAATTTCGTGGCAAATATCAGATTTTAGTATTGATAAATATTATATTAAATTAAGGGAACTAGATTTTTTAATTGAAGAAATGGACTATATTGATGTAACATGTCATAGATTTATTATAATAGCTTGTAAAAATTAGAGAAAAAGATTAAAAGTCATTAGTTTGATAAGGATGTATATTTAATGAAAAATAAAGATTAAACTTTACAAATAAATATTTAAACAGGTGGTAGGTATCAAAAATGTCAAAAAATACGATTATAAAAATGTTAATAAGTATTACATTTATTTTAATTATCATATTAAATAATTTAGTTTTTATACCTGCAAAGAATATTAACCGATATATAACTTATACTTTTGATAAAAGCAATGATGAATTGGCATATGTAATTAACGATTTAAGCAATGAAATATATTCAGCAGATGAAGAAAAGCTAAAAAATAAAGAATATATAGAAGAAATTTTTAGAAAAGCTAATAGAAAATTAGGACTTTGGGAGAGAATTATGAATACTTTATACTTATTAAACAAGAATTTTAAATTTAAAGATGTATGTGAATTAAAATACTATTTTTATACAATTATAGATAAGGGAGAATTGACAGAAGAAGATTTAAAGGCTTTAAAAGAAATATTTGAAACAATTAATTATATAAATCCGGGAATAGATGAAGAAGTAGAAAAAACGTATTTTTATGTTCGGCCTGGTAAAAGAGTAAAAGAATCTTTAGAAAAGATATTTAAAATTTGTGAGGAAATGAATTCTAAGTATTATTCAAAATAATTGTTTAATATGTTCAAATTAAAATAGACGAATATTAAATTTTAAGTGAAAAACAAATAAAATTATAAAAAATTATTTTTTATGACAAAATACGACAAACAAACTTTTAATGATGTGCTATAATACAAAATTAGTATGTAGAAGTATTATTATTGAAAAAAGTTAATAATGAGAAAATCGGATTTTGATAAAGGCAAACTTATCGAAAGATAAGGACGCAAAGCCAAGGGCCTAAAGTAAAGAACTTTCTTTACTATGGCAGCCGGTTACCGTAAATCCAAGTAGGCCCTTTTTACTTTTTACGGTAAAAAGGGCTTTTATTAGTTTATTTGAATTAAGTGGAAGAAACAATTATGCAAAAGAGAAGGGATGGAAATGTTGGTAAAAAATACTGATGCTTATTTTGATTATTTAACAGGTTTATATAATAGGTTATATTTATTTGAAAATTTTTCAGAAAATATTAATGAATTTATAGTAGTATTTTTAGATATTGATGATTTTAAGTATATAAATGATACATATGGTTATGAAATAGGTGATGAGTTTTTAAAAAAATTTGTAAGAAGGCTATCTAAAATTGTTGGGAATAGAGGAAAAGTGTTTAGTTATAATGCAGACAAATTTTTAGTTCTTTTTCCTAAGGAAAATTTTAAAGATATTTATGAAAAAGTTGAATTGCTTTTTCAAAAATTAAAAGAGATAATAATAGTTGGAGATATAGAGATTGCATGTTCAATAAGTATTGGTATTTATATAACAGAAAAAGATGATAAAATTGATGATGCTATAAAAAAAGCTGAGATAGCAATGCAAGAGGCAAAACAAAAAGTAAAGGGGCAATATGTATTTTATAAACATCAAATTGAAAAAGAAAAAATGAGAAAGGCTAATATACTAACAGAATTGAAAAAATCAATTTTAAGAAATGAGCTATATATACTGTATCAGCCAATTTTAAGTGTAAAGGGAAATAAAATACAAGAAGTAGAAGCATTGTTAAGATGGAATAATGAAAAATTAGGAGAGGTTTCACCAGTAGAATTTATTCCTATTGCAGAAGAAACTGGTTTTATTAGAGAAATGGGCTTTTGGGTTATAGAAGAAGTATGTAGACAAATTAAAGAGTGGGAAAAGAAAAATTTGGATTTAAAAGTAGCAATAAATATTTCACCTAATCAGTTTAAAGACAAAATGTTTTTTGAAAATTATAAATATATAGTCAAAAATAATAATGTAAAATTTAGTAAAATTAAATTTGAAATAACCGAAACCCAAATATTTAAAACAGAAGAAAAAACAGTTGAAAATTTATTAGAAATTATGAAACTTGGTACTAAAATATCTTTAGATGATTTTGGAGCTGGTTATTCTTCTATGAAAAATATGATTCTTATTCCTTGTTCCGAAATAAAAATAGATAAAATTTTTATTGATTATATAACTAAAGATACAAAAATTCAAAATTTAATAGCATCTATTATACATACTGCACACAGATTGGGATATGATGTAATTGCAGAAGGGGTTGAATATAAAGAACAATATGATAAATTATTAGAGTATGATTGCGAAAAAATACAGGGATATTTTATTAGTAGACCTATTGGTGAGAAGGATATAATTAAATTTATAAAAAGAAGAAGTAGTTAAAAAGAAAAAATATATTCTTAAGAATAAAATTTGATAAGTGTTATATTGTAAAGAATTTAATTGATAATATTTAAAAGTTAGATTATTTGGGGGTAAAATAAAATACATGTGTATAGAATGTAATTATATGCAAAGGATTGGTAATGAGAATAATGTAGTTTATTTAGATTCTCCTATAGGTTTTATTGAAATCCAATCTAATGAAGGGAAAATAATAAGTTTGGATTTTGTTGAAGAGAAGAAATATAAAGAAAAATTTTGTCCTATATTAGAAGAAGCAAAAAGACAGTTGAAAGAATATTTTAATAGACAAAGAAAGGAGTTTAATTTACCTATAAAATTAAAAGGGACAGATTTTCAAAAGAAGGTTTGGAATGAACTTATTAAAATACCTTATGGAAAAACCTGTTCATATAAAGATATAGCTAAAAGAATAGGAAATAAAAATGCAAGTAGAGCAGTTGGAAATGCTAATAATAAGAATAAAATAGCAATCATTATTCCTTGTCATAGAGTAGTAGGCAGTGATGGAAGGTTAGTGGGATACGAAGCAGGATTATGGCGCAAAAAATGGCTTTTAGAACATGAAAAGAGTTTGTAAGAAATATTTAAAACCTATGATGTTCCTATATTTTAAGGAATTATCATAGGTTTTTATTTTAAAGTGATGTATGTTATTTATAAAAGTTTTTATGTTGTTTATTAATAAGTTTAAATATATTATTTGCTATATATTTTGACCCTTTAATGGAAAATATTTGTATTAATTGTTGTTTTATAAGATTTTTGAGAAGCATTTCAAAGTAGTATTTTAGTAAAGGCTGCATTATAGGATTATTGAGCATATTTATAGAATTATTTTTTGTTCTAAGCTTTTTTGTGTTTTTAGTATTTGTGATAATTAAATTATTATTATAATTGGGATTTTTTTTATTAAAAGAATTTTGAGGTCTATTATTGTTAGTCATTTTATCACCTCTAATATATAATATTACCTTGTCTTGATTTTGTTGAATTTTAAAATATTATGCTGATGTATATTTATTTTACATTTATAAAATGATATAAAAAATATCTATAAGATTAATTTTGCAAGTATTTTTGTAAAAAAATTCAAAGTAAAAAAATGGAGTATTTTTTAAGATATTTATACAAGTTATTTGCTTCGTTTTTTAAAATATTTCGAAAATTTTTGATTTTAAAAAAGCATTTAAACCAAAGTAGAGTTTTAATTATTTTTTTGTAGTTAATAGGAATTAAGCAGGTAAAAAATTATGATTTAAAAATAGAGAGAAATTTTAATTATTAAAAAATTTGTTGATATAAAAAATAAAATTACAGTCAAATAGTTAAAAAAATAACAATGTTTTTTAAAAATTTACAGTTTAAATGAAATTGTTTATAGCTTATATTTCATCGAACAACTTTGAAAGATGTTGAAATATCTAATAGTAAGATATAAATTCATAAAATTAAATTTTATATTAACAAAACAAACATTGACAAATATTTGACATAGAGTTATTATATAATTAATACAATTCAAAGTATAAATAAAATTTTCAAAATGGAGGGTGTGAAATGGAGCAGTTAACTATGTTTTTTAAAAAAGTTGATGCTTTTGTATGGGGACCACCTCTGCTTATTTTGCTTGTCGGAACAGGTATTTTTTTGACGTTAAGATTAGGATTTATACAGATAGTAAAACTTCCATTAGCTTTAAAGTATTTATTTACGAAAGATGAAGATAGTAGTGGAGAAGGAGATGTATCGAGTTTTGCCGCTCTTTGTACAGCCCTAGCAGCTACTATTGGTACGGGCAACATAGTAGGTGTTGCTACGGCGATAAAAGCTGGAGGTCCAGGGGCATTGTTTTGGATGTGGATAGCGGCATTTTTTGGTATGGCAACAAAATATTCGGAGGGACTTTTAGCTGTAAAGTATAGGGTTGTAGATGACAATGGACAGATGTCTGGAGGACCGATGTATTACATAGAAAGAGGATTAAATAATAAATTTCTTGCAAAACTTTTTGCTGTATTTGGAATAGGGGTAGCTTTTTTTGGAATAGGTACATTTCCACAAGTTAATGCTATAACAAAAGCAGTAGAAATAACTCTTAATATTCCAATAATTATTTCAGCTTCAATATTGACTATTCTAGTAACATTAGTAACTCTTGGTGGGATAAAGAGTATTTCAAGAGTAGCGGAATTAATAGTTCCATTTATGGCTGTATTTTATATAATTGGAGCTATAATTATATTAGTTTTTAATATAAAATTATTACCTGAAACTGTAATGTTAGTTATAAAGAGTGCATTTACTCCAACAGCTGCAACTGGTGGATTTTTGGGAGCAAGTGTGATGCTTGCAATTAGAAGTGGTGTAGCTAGAGGGGTATTTTCAAATGAATCAGGTTTAGGTAGTGCACCAATTGCAGCAGCTGCAGCTAAAACTAAATCATGTGTAAGACAAGGTTTAATATCTATGACAGGTACATTTTTTGATACAATTATAGTGTGTACAATGACAGGAATAGTTTTGATATTAACAGGTACATGGAAATCTGAACTAGCAGGTGCTGAAATGACAAATGCAGCATTTAAAAGTGGACTTCCTATTCCAATTATTGGACAGTATATAGTTACTATTGGATTAATCTTCTTTGCATTTACTACTATACTTGGATGGAATTATTATGGAGAAAGGTGTACAGAATATTTATTTGGAGTAAAAGGGATAAGAACTTATAAATACATATTTATAATTTTAATAGCTTCAGGTGCATTTTTAAAATTAGATTTGATTTGGATAATTGCAGATATAGTAAATGGATTAATGGCAATACCAAATTTAATTGCTCTTATAGGTTTAAGTGGTGTTATAATTCACGAGACAAAGAAATATTTTGATGAATTTAAGTATAAAGAAACAGAGAATGTTAAATCAGTTGGAAAAATAGGTTAGTTAAGAAGAATAAAAAATACTGTCATATATATTTATATGACAGTATTTTTTAGTCAATATATCGTTTAAAATCTTTTATATAATGGAATATAACTTTTTTTTTCATTTATACTTTTGTAAGCAGGTCTAATAATTTTAGGGTCGCTTACAATTTGTTCTATTCTGTGAGCACACCAACCTGTTATTCTAGAAGTAGCAAATAAAGGTGTATATAGATCAGCAGGGATGTTTAGCATTTCGTATACAAAACCTGAATATAAATCTACATTGGCACTGATTACTACATTTTCTCCTTTTATTTCTTTAAATAATTCAATAGTCAGTTCTTCGATATTTTTATATAAATTAAATTCTTCTACTGCATTTTTTTCTATAGCTAATTCATATGCTTTTTTTTTCAATAAACAAGCTCTCGGGTCAGATTTAGTATATACTGCATGTCCCATACCATATATGAGACCTTTTTTATCAAAGGTTTCTTTTTTTAATATTTTCAATAGATAATCTTTTAGTTTACTTTTATTTTGGTAATCAGGTACATTTTCTTTTATATTTAAAATCATTTCATGAACCATTATGTTTGCTCCACCGTGTTTAGGACCTTTTAATGAACCAACTGCTGCTGCAATAGCAGAATAAGTATCAGTACCACTTGAGGAAACGACATGAGTTGCAAAAGCTGAGTTATTGCCTCCGCCATGTTCTGCATGTATAACTAGACATAAATCTAATGTTTCAGCTTCAGTTTTGGTATATTTATTATCTGCTCTTGTCATAAATAAAATGTTTTCGGCAGTTCCTATACCTTTTTGCGGAGGATGAATAAATAAACTTTTTTTGTCAAAATAGTGGGCTTTTGATTGATAACAGTAAGATATTATTGTTGGAAATCTTGCAATTAATTTTAAACTCTGTTTTAAAATATTTTTAATACTAATATCATCTGGATTTTCATCATGAGAATAAAGAACTAGTATACTTCTTTGGAGTTTATTCATAATATTTTTGCTGGGAATTTTTAAAATCATGTTTTCAGTAAAGTTTTGAGGTAAAGTTCTATATTCATCAAGTAGATTGTTAAAATCATTTAGTTCTTTTTGTGTTGGAAGTTTTCCAAACAATAATAAATATATACATTCTTCAAAGCCATAACGTCCTTCTTTTTGAAAGCCTTCAACTATATCTTCAATGTCAATTCCTCTATAAAATAATTTACCTTCAGTTGGTATTTTTATATTTTTTTCAAATATATAACCATGTACTGAACCAATTTCAGTAAGGCCAACTAAAACACCTGTACCATTATTATTTCTTAAACCTCTTTTAACATTAAACTTATCATAAAATTCTGGCTTTATACGATTGTTTTTTTCAGCTAAGAGTGTTAAGTTATCAAGAAAGCTAGTATTGATTTCTTTAGTGTTCAATTTATACTCCCCCTATTCATCATGCTTAGCTCATGAATTTTTTAATAGTGAGCATATTTTCTATTATTGCTTCTGTCATTTCTGTGGTAGATGATGAGCCACCTAAATCTCTTGTAATATACTTTCCTTCACTTATAGTTTTGGAAACTCCGTCTAATATTAAATTTGATTTTTTTGTTTCACCTATATAATTTAACATCATTGCACCAGATAAGATAATTGCAGTAGGATTAGCTATATTTTTACCTGCAATATCTGGAGCACTGCCATGAACTGCTTCAAAGATTGCCATATTATTACCTATATTTGCACCCGGTACAAGACCAAGACCTCCAACGAGTCCAGCACACAAATCTGATAATATATCACCATATAAATTAGTAGTTACTATAATTTCAAATTGAGATGGATTCATTACCAACTGCATACACATATTGTCTACAATTATTTCTTGTAGCTTAATATCAGGATATTCTTTAGATATTTTTCTTACACAATCTAGAAATAATCCATCGGTTAATTTCATTATATTAGCTTTATGAACTACGGTAATTTTATTTTTGTTATTTTTTTTAGCGTAATTAAATGCAGTTTTAGCTATTTTTAAAGAAGCATTTTTTGTAATAATTTTAATAGCTTCTGCAGAGTTATCAGATATTTTTTTTTCTATGCCGCTATAAAGACCTTCGGTATTTTCTCTAAATATAATTAAATTGACATTTTTAAAAGGTGAATTAACTCCGGGAATAGTTTTTACAATTCTGACATTTGAAAACAAATCGTATTTTTTTCTGAGCATAACGTTTATGCTTCTAAACCCACTTCCAATTGGAGTGGTAATAGGACCTTTTAGTGCTATTTTATTTTTTTCAATACTTTCAAAAACTTTATTGGGAATTAATACTCCTTTTTTCTTATAGACATTTATTCCAGCATTTACAATATCCCAATTTACTTTTAAACCTGTTGCTTCGATTATTTTTTTTGCAGAACTAATTACTTCAGGACCAATTCCATCGCCAGGTATAAGAGTTATATTATACATAAATTCACCTGCTTTCGTGTGTAGATGTATAAGTTTGAAGTTTTGATTAAATATCTATATTAGTTAGGTTAGCATAGTTTAAATATCCGCCGTGTTTTAATATTTCTATATCTCTATGAGAACCTTCAAAAATTAATTGAATAGAAACATTTTTTGTTTTATTAATTAACGTGATTTCTGATTTATTATCAAGAGATTCAATTAAATTGTTGATTTTAATTTCATCAAATTCTTTTAAAAGGTTATAGTCATTTTTATTTTTAAATATGAGTGGAAGAATTCCTGAATTTATTAAATTTGATTTATGAATTCTTGCAAAAGATTTTGCAATAACTGCTTTTATTCCAAGATAAAGTGGGACTAGAGCAGCATGTTCTCTACTGGAGCCTTGACCATAATTTTCTCCACCTATAATAAAACCACCATTATTTTTTTTAGCCCTTATATAGAAATCATCTATGAGTGTCCCAAAACAATATTTGGAAAGTTCAGGTATATTAGATCTATATGGTAAAAGTTTAGCATTTGATGGCATTATATCGTCTGTAGTAATATTATCACTTGTCTTTAATAAAATTTTACCTTCTAGTTTTGATGGTAAAGGCTTATTGATAGGGAATGGTTTAATATTAGGTCCCATTACTACTTCTAAATTATTTCTATTCTTTGGAGGATAAATAAAATAATTATCGTAAACTTCAAATTTATCAGGAATTTCTACAATAGGGGCTTTTCTAAAGGTTGAAGGATTAGTTAAGTATCCGGTAATTGCAGATACGGCTGCAGTTTCGGGACTTACTAAATATACATCTGCATTTTTTGTTCCACATCTGCCTTTAAAGTTTCTATTGAAAGTTCTCAGTGAAATGCCATTTGTTTTAGGAGCTTGTCCCATTCCTATACAAGGGCCACATGTAACTTCAAGGATTCTGGCACCAGCAGCTATTAAGTCGCCAAGAGCACCGTTATCTGACATCATTTTTAATATATTGCTAGAACCGGGGGAAATAATTAAACTAACATCTTTATGGATTTTCCTGCCTTTTAGAATTTTTGCCACTTTCATCAAATCAGTGTAAGAAGAATTTGTACAACTACCTATGGCTACTTGATCGACTTTTATTTTATCTTTAATATCTGAAATTTTTATAACATTATCGGGACTATGTGGCATTGCAGTCATTGGCTGTATGTCATTTAAATTAATGATTATTTTTTTATCATAAACAGCATCATCATCTGCATATAAAGGAACAAAATCTTTTTCTCTGTTTTGTCTTTTTAGAAAATCTTTAGTAATTTCATCGCTAGGAAAAATAGAAGTAGTTGCGCCAAGTTCTGCTCCCATATTTGCAATAGTAGCTCTATCTGTAACAGATAATTCCTTTATTCCATCACCAGAATACTCTATGACATAACCTACTCCACCTTTGACGGTTAACTTCTTTAAAATGTATAAAATAACATCTTTAGCAGATACCCATGGATTCAATTTTCCTTTAAGTTCAATATTAAGTACTTTTGGAACTTTTAAATAATAATATCCCTTTGCTATACCAACAGCTACATCAAGCCCACCGCATCCTATACTAAGCATACCTAAACCTCCACATGTTGGAGTATGACTGTCTGAGCCAATTAGTATACTTCCGGGTTTTCCGAATCTTTCCAAGTGAAGTTGATGACATATGCCGTTTCCGGGTTTGGAGAAGATAATTCCATATTTTGCTGCTGCAGTTTTAATAAATTCGTGGTCATCTGCATTTTCAAAACCTGTCTGAAGAGTATTATGGTCGATATAAGCTACTGATAAATCAGTTTTTATATTTTTTATTTTCATTGATTCGAGTTGGAGGTAAACCATTGTACCTGTTGAGTCTTGAGTTAAAGTTTGATTTACTTTTACTGCTATTTCATTACCTGTTTTTAAATTTCCACTTAATAAATTTTTTTCGAGGATTTTATATGTTAAATTTTTTCCCATATAACTCCACCTTTCATATTTTAGTTAATACAAATCAAATATATTTCAAAAAACAACAAAACTGTATTATTGCATACAAGTATATCACAAGACTTTTTTTTGTCAACAGTATAAATATAAAAAATATTTAGTAATTATAAATTTTTAGATAAGGTTATTAATTTTTGTTTTGAAGTTTTTATAAATAATACATAAATATGAGAAATGATGATAATTATATCTAACAAAGTATATTGTTATTACATGGATGTATGTAGTATTTAGAGGAAATTTTTCACAATATTTTTATGAAATTTTAAAGAGTTTTTTGTGTAAAAAAATGTTATTAGCATTTGACAAAAACTAAAAACGAGGTATAATATAATTAGCATATGCTATTAACAAGGAGGAGATTAGTTTGAATTTTACAAAGGAAAAGCCAAATGAACTAAGTAATATAAAAAAAATTGTAGCTGTTATGAGTGGGAAGGGAGGAGTAGGAAAATCATCTGTTACATCACTTTTGGCAATATCTTTGAGAGATAAAGGGTATAATGTTGGTATACTAGATGCAGATATTACAGGACCAAGTATACCTAAGATATTTGGAATTAATGGAAAAAGAGCTACAGGTAATGATAAAGGATTAAACCCTGTAGTTACGACTTCTGGAATAAAAGTAATATCATTAAATTTATTAGTTGAACAGGAAGATGACCCAGTAGTTTGGAGAGGACCTATAATTTCTGGTACTGTAAAACAGTTCTTTACTGATGTAAATTGGGGTGATATAGATTATTTGCTTATAGACCTTCCACCAGGAACAGGTGATGTACCTCTTACAATTATGCAGTCATTACCTTTAGATGGGATAGTTATAGTTTCATCACCACAGGACCTTGTAAAACTTATCGTAAAAAAATCAGTTAATATGGCAAAGATGATGAATGTACCTATACTTGGAATAGTAGAAAATATGAGTTATTTTGAGTGTCCAGACTGCGGTAAAAAAATAAATATTTTTGGAAAAAGTAAAATAGAAGAAGTATCAAAAGAAATGAACATAGATGTAATTGCAAAACTGCCAATAGATCAGGAATTTGTTGAATTATGTGATGAAGGAAGAATAGAATTATACGGTAAAATAAAATTTGATTTAATGGAAAAACTATCATTAAAACTTACTGAGAAAATGGAAGGTGATGTGAAGTGAAAATATGTATATCAAGCTTAGGTAATCAGAGAAATTCATCTGTAGATTTAAGATTTGGAAGATGTAAGTATTTTGCAATATATGATGATGAAACAAAAGATTTTGAGTTTATAGAAAATGAAAATTCTACAGCTAATAATGGAGCAGGAATAGCTTCAGCTCAAGAAGTGATAGATAATAAGGTAGATGTTGTAATTACTGGAAATGTAGGACCAAATGCTATGAAGCTTTTAAAATCAGCAGGTATTAAAATATATGAAGCAGATGGAAATACTGTTGAAGAAGTATTAAATATGTTTAAAGATAATAAATTGAAAGAAATTGAAAAATCTGTAAATTCTCATTTTGGATTAGGAAATCAACACAGAAGAGGATGGTAATAAAATGCAAATAGCAGTATTGAGTGGAAAGGGAGGAACTGGAAAAACTACTGTTGCTACAAATCTAGCTCATATAATGGGGTGGGCATATGTGGATTGTGATGTTGAAGAACCAAATGGTTTTATATTTTTAAAACCTGAAATAAAAGAAACTAAAAAGGTAGTTTTACCTGTTCCTAAAGTAGATAAAGACAAATGTATACAGTGCAAAAAATGTGTAGATGCTTGTCAATTTAATGCACTAGCTATGCCAAAGGATGAAATAATATTATTTGAAAAATTATGTCATGGCTGTGGAGCGTGTTCACTTATATGTCCTGTAGATGCTATAGATGAAGTACATAGAGAAATAGGAATAATTGATATTGGAAATAATGGAAAAATAGATTGTTTAAGAGGAGTTTTAAATATAGGCGAACCAATGGGTGGACCTGTAATTTCAGATTTAAAAAAGATGGTAACGGAAAAAGATGCATTAATAGACTGTGCTCCCGGAACATCATGTAATGTAGTTAAAGGAATTAAAGAAGTTGATTATGCAGTATTAGTTACTGAACCGACAGAATTTGGATTACATGATTTAGAACTTGCTGTAGAACTTGTTAGAAAAATAGGTATTCCATTTGGGATTATAATTAATAGAGTAGAAAATACTGACAATCTAATAACAAAGTTTTGTAAAGAAAATGATATAGAAATACTTGGTATAATACCATTTAAAAGAGAAATTGCTAAAACCTATTCTAAAGGTGAGCTTTTAGTCGAAAAAGACGATGAAATAAGAAATATTTTTACAGAAATTGCACAGAAGCTTAAGGAGGTGATTCTGTGCAAGTAGTTATAATCAGTGGTAAA comes from Caminicella sporogenes DSM 14501 and encodes:
- a CDS encoding class I SAM-dependent methyltransferase, translated to MNEKSSDMISEYLEVWEREFKGWDFSYLEKYGRMREFPLSWNYYNEIRKYLKDSQSLLDMGTGGGEFLSELIPLPKKTCATEGYRPNLEIAKKRLEPLGVKVYEIKEDDNMPFDDEEFDLIINRHESYSEKEVRRILKKGGYFITQQVGGCNDKELNMYLNAEPFEYREWDLDKAVKNLEKNNFKIIKRKEDKTKTRFYDICAVIYYLKAISWQISDFSIDKYYIKLRELDFLIEEMDYIDVTCHRFIIIACKN
- a CDS encoding putative bifunctional diguanylate cyclase/phosphodiesterase, which codes for MLVKNTDAYFDYLTGLYNRLYLFENFSENINEFIVVFLDIDDFKYINDTYGYEIGDEFLKKFVRRLSKIVGNRGKVFSYNADKFLVLFPKENFKDIYEKVELLFQKLKEIIIVGDIEIACSISIGIYITEKDDKIDDAIKKAEIAMQEAKQKVKGQYVFYKHQIEKEKMRKANILTELKKSILRNELYILYQPILSVKGNKIQEVEALLRWNNEKLGEVSPVEFIPIAEETGFIREMGFWVIEEVCRQIKEWEKKNLDLKVAINISPNQFKDKMFFENYKYIVKNNNVKFSKIKFEITETQIFKTEEKTVENLLEIMKLGTKISLDDFGAGYSSMKNMILIPCSEIKIDKIFIDYITKDTKIQNLIASIIHTAHRLGYDVIAEGVEYKEQYDKLLEYDCEKIQGYFISRPIGEKDIIKFIKRRSS
- a CDS encoding methylated-DNA--[protein]-cysteine S-methyltransferase, which translates into the protein MCIECNYMQRIGNENNVVYLDSPIGFIEIQSNEGKIISLDFVEEKKYKEKFCPILEEAKRQLKEYFNRQRKEFNLPIKLKGTDFQKKVWNELIKIPYGKTCSYKDIAKRIGNKNASRAVGNANNKNKIAIIIPCHRVVGSDGRLVGYEAGLWRKKWLLEHEKSL
- a CDS encoding alanine/glycine:cation symporter family protein; the encoded protein is MEQLTMFFKKVDAFVWGPPLLILLVGTGIFLTLRLGFIQIVKLPLALKYLFTKDEDSSGEGDVSSFAALCTALAATIGTGNIVGVATAIKAGGPGALFWMWIAAFFGMATKYSEGLLAVKYRVVDDNGQMSGGPMYYIERGLNNKFLAKLFAVFGIGVAFFGIGTFPQVNAITKAVEITLNIPIIISASILTILVTLVTLGGIKSISRVAELIVPFMAVFYIIGAIIILVFNIKLLPETVMLVIKSAFTPTAATGGFLGASVMLAIRSGVARGVFSNESGLGSAPIAAAAAKTKSCVRQGLISMTGTFFDTIIVCTMTGIVLILTGTWKSELAGAEMTNAAFKSGLPIPIIGQYIVTIGLIFFAFTTILGWNYYGERCTEYLFGVKGIRTYKYIFIILIASGAFLKLDLIWIIADIVNGLMAIPNLIALIGLSGVIIHETKKYFDEFKYKETENVKSVGKIG
- a CDS encoding citrate/2-methylcitrate synthase, encoding MNTKEINTSFLDNLTLLAEKNNRIKPEFYDKFNVKRGLRNNNGTGVLVGLTEIGSVHGYIFEKNIKIPTEGKLFYRGIDIEDIVEGFQKEGRYGFEECIYLLLFGKLPTQKELNDFNNLLDEYRTLPQNFTENMILKIPSKNIMNKLQRSILVLYSHDENPDDISIKNILKQSLKLIARFPTIISYCYQSKAHYFDKKSLFIHPPQKGIGTAENILFMTRADNKYTKTEAETLDLCLVIHAEHGGGNNSAFATHVVSSSGTDTYSAIAAAVGSLKGPKHGGANIMVHEMILNIKENVPDYQNKSKLKDYLLKILKKETFDKKGLIYGMGHAVYTKSDPRACLLKKKAYELAIEKNAVEEFNLYKNIEELTIELFKEIKGENVVISANVDLYSGFVYEMLNIPADLYTPLFATSRITGWCAHRIEQIVSDPKIIRPAYKSINEKKSYIPLYKRF
- a CDS encoding isocitrate/isopropylmalate dehydrogenase family protein, which produces MYNITLIPGDGIGPEVISSAKKIIEATGLKVNWDIVNAGINVYKKKGVLIPNKVFESIEKNKIALKGPITTPIGSGFRSINVMLRKKYDLFSNVRIVKTIPGVNSPFKNVNLIIFRENTEGLYSGIEKKISDNSAEAIKIITKNASLKIAKTAFNYAKKNNKNKITVVHKANIMKLTDGLFLDCVRKISKEYPDIKLQEIIVDNMCMQLVMNPSQFEIIVTTNLYGDILSDLCAGLVGGLGLVPGANIGNNMAIFEAVHGSAPDIAGKNIANPTAIILSGAMMLNYIGETKKSNLILDGVSKTISEGKYITRDLGGSSSTTEMTEAIIENMLTIKKFMS
- a CDS encoding aconitate hydratase: MGKNLTYKILEKNLLSGNLKTGNEIAVKVNQTLTQDSTGTMVYLQLESMKIKNIKTDLSVAYIDHNTLQTGFENADDHEFIKTAAAKYGIIFSKPGNGICHQLHLERFGKPGSILIGSDSHTPTCGGLGMLSIGCGGLDVAVGIAKGYYYLKVPKVLNIELKGKLNPWVSAKDVILYILKKLTVKGGVGYVIEYSGDGIKELSVTDRATIANMGAELGATTSIFPSDEITKDFLKRQNREKDFVPLYADDDAVYDKKIIINLNDIQPMTAMPHSPDNVIKISDIKDKIKVDQVAIGSCTNSSYTDLMKVAKILKGRKIHKDVSLIISPGSSNILKMMSDNGALGDLIAAGARILEVTCGPCIGMGQAPKTNGISLRTFNRNFKGRCGTKNADVYLVSPETAAVSAITGYLTNPSTFRKAPIVEIPDKFEVYDNYFIYPPKNRNNLEVVMGPNIKPFPINKPLPSKLEGKILLKTSDNITTDDIMPSNAKLLPYRSNIPELSKYCFGTLIDDFYIRAKKNNGGFIIGGENYGQGSSREHAALVPLYLGIKAVIAKSFARIHKSNLINSGILPLIFKNKNDYNLLKEFDEIKINNLIESLDNKSEITLINKTKNVSIQLIFEGSHRDIEILKHGGYLNYANLTNIDI
- a CDS encoding NifB/NifX family molybdenum-iron cluster-binding protein translates to MKICISSLGNQRNSSVDLRFGRCKYFAIYDDETKDFEFIENENSTANNGAGIASAQEVIDNKVDVVITGNVGPNAMKLLKSAGIKIYEADGNTVEEVLNMFKDNKLKEIEKSVNSHFGLGNQHRRGW